In a single window of the Candidatus Rokuibacteriota bacterium genome:
- a CDS encoding branched-chain amino acid ABC transporter permease, producing the protein MPAETRRLLVPAGPIVLVLAILPWVVEPYQTVLLSYGLVFAIAALGFNLLLGYTGLLSFGHSAYFGVGAYAVAFAVKYLKVGSMELLLLAGILASALVAAIFGLVCVRYTRIFFGILTLALSQVLWSLAFKFFWVTGGTDGLRVPTPTLLGVSMGAGQDKMAFLAHRYYYYVLVVFVAATAVMWVIVHSPFGKALQAIRDNETRAEFVGVQVWHYRWIAFLISGVFTGLAGALWVPLNGLTTPDILYWQFSGEIVFFTVLGGFKTFAGPIVGAVVFNYLKTFAVGYTVYWQMFLGVVLVTLVLALPTGIMGMVARLAQKWSQKWKRAPAP; encoded by the coding sequence GTGCCCGCCGAGACCCGGCGCCTGCTCGTTCCCGCCGGGCCCATCGTTCTCGTGCTCGCGATCCTGCCCTGGGTAGTCGAGCCGTACCAGACCGTGCTGCTCTCCTACGGCCTGGTCTTCGCCATCGCGGCGCTGGGCTTCAACCTCTTGCTGGGCTACACGGGCCTCCTCTCCTTCGGGCACTCGGCATACTTTGGCGTGGGCGCCTACGCCGTCGCCTTCGCCGTGAAGTACCTGAAGGTCGGCTCGATGGAGCTGTTGCTCCTTGCCGGCATCCTCGCGTCAGCCCTTGTGGCGGCGATCTTCGGTCTGGTCTGCGTGCGCTACACGCGGATCTTCTTCGGCATCCTCACGCTGGCCCTGTCCCAGGTGCTGTGGAGCCTGGCCTTCAAGTTCTTCTGGGTGACGGGCGGGACCGACGGCCTGCGCGTCCCCACGCCCACGCTGCTCGGCGTGTCCATGGGCGCCGGGCAGGACAAGATGGCCTTCCTGGCGCATCGGTACTACTACTACGTCCTCGTGGTCTTCGTGGCCGCCACGGCGGTCATGTGGGTGATCGTGCATTCGCCGTTCGGCAAGGCGCTGCAGGCCATCCGCGACAACGAGACCCGCGCCGAGTTCGTCGGCGTGCAGGTCTGGCACTACCGCTGGATCGCCTTCCTGATCTCCGGAGTGTTCACGGGGCTGGCCGGGGCGCTCTGGGTGCCGCTCAACGGGCTCACGACGCCCGACATCCTGTACTGGCAATTCTCGGGCGAGATCGTCTTCTTCACCGTGCTGGGGGGCTTCAAGACCTTCGCCGGGCCCATCGTGGGCGCGGTGGTCTTCAACTACCTCAAGACCTTCGCCGTCGGGTACACCGTCTACTGGCAGATGTTCCTGGGCGTCGTGCTGGTGACACTCGTGCTGGCGCTGCCGACGGGCATCATGGGCATGGTGGCGCGGCTCGCCCAGAAGTGGAGCCAGAAGTGGAAGAGGGCACCCGCGCCGTGA
- the cyoE gene encoding heme o synthase, which produces MIAAYVESLKLRIGSFIGMAALLGYVATAPAGLSLSAMGILFLATVMAAGGAGALNHFLDRDLDARMARSARRPLPSGRIRHGWHVVALGLAAVALALSLALWKLNRLVALHLFLGAFTYVVIYTIWLKRRSWLNVVIGGLAGSFAVLAGGALARPELCSPPLIFAAVLFFWSPSHFWPLAIAYKRDYAEAGIPMLPAVKGESRTVRSIVANTVALLASSLLPFVLGLLGWPYVLVVLAAGGILLGQNLRLARRPADRRLALASFHASNLFLVLLFLGVVLDVGLRR; this is translated from the coding sequence GTGATCGCGGCCTACGTGGAATCTCTGAAGCTCCGGATCGGCAGCTTCATCGGAATGGCCGCCCTGCTGGGCTACGTGGCCACCGCCCCGGCTGGGCTGTCGCTCTCCGCGATGGGCATCCTCTTCCTGGCGACCGTCATGGCGGCAGGGGGCGCCGGAGCGCTCAACCACTTCCTCGACCGCGATCTGGACGCCCGCATGGCCCGCTCCGCGCGGCGGCCACTGCCGTCCGGGAGGATCCGCCACGGCTGGCATGTGGTCGCGCTCGGCCTCGCCGCGGTCGCGTTGGCGCTCAGCCTCGCCCTCTGGAAGCTGAACCGGCTCGTGGCACTGCACCTCTTCCTGGGCGCCTTCACCTACGTGGTCATCTATACGATCTGGCTCAAGCGTCGCTCATGGCTCAACGTCGTGATCGGCGGCTTGGCCGGGTCCTTCGCCGTCCTGGCGGGCGGGGCGCTCGCGCGGCCCGAGCTCTGCTCACCGCCGCTGATCTTCGCGGCCGTGCTCTTCTTCTGGAGCCCGTCCCACTTCTGGCCGCTCGCCATCGCCTACAAGAGGGACTACGCCGAGGCGGGGATCCCCATGCTGCCCGCGGTCAAGGGCGAGAGCCGGACGGTGCGGAGCATCGTGGCGAATACCGTGGCGCTCCTGGCCTCGAGCCTCCTGCCGTTCGTCCTGGGTCTCCTCGGCTGGCCCTACGTGCTCGTCGTCCTAGCGGCGGGGGGAATCCTGCTGGGCCAGAACCTCCGCCTCGCGCGCCGGCCGGCCGACCGGCGTCTGGCGCTCGCCAGCTTCCACGCCTCGAATCTCTTCCTGGTGCTCCTCTTCCTCGGCGTGGTGCTGGACGTGGGGCTGCGCCGGTAG
- a CDS encoding ABC transporter ATP-binding protein, producing the protein MEEGTRAVSLLKTTQLTKYFGETHAVDHVDFTVTEGEVLALIGSNGAGKTTLINLISGLIPVDSGAIVFQGADITHDSIHEKIARGIARSFQLVNLFDQLSTLDNLALAIFSRDGKTRKLFTLSDADRAVRDEAVAVLQQFGLAGKAGMVAGGLSQGERKLLDVAVAYALKPKLLFLDEPTSGVSTREKAPIMDIITQVVRAGGITAVIVEHDMDVVFKYCPRIVAMHQGTILADGTPDEIRNNEQVTANLLGTQRHA; encoded by the coding sequence GTGGAAGAGGGCACCCGCGCCGTGAGCCTGCTCAAGACGACCCAGCTCACCAAGTACTTCGGCGAGACGCACGCCGTGGATCACGTGGACTTCACCGTGACGGAAGGAGAGGTGCTGGCCCTCATCGGCTCCAACGGGGCGGGGAAGACCACCCTGATCAACCTGATCAGCGGGCTCATCCCCGTGGATTCCGGCGCCATCGTGTTCCAGGGGGCCGACATCACCCACGACTCCATCCACGAGAAGATCGCCCGGGGGATCGCGCGGAGCTTCCAGCTCGTCAACCTCTTCGACCAGCTGAGCACGCTCGACAACCTGGCGCTGGCCATCTTCTCGCGGGACGGCAAGACCCGGAAGCTGTTTACGCTGTCGGACGCGGACCGGGCCGTCCGGGACGAGGCCGTGGCCGTGCTCCAGCAGTTCGGCCTGGCGGGCAAGGCCGGCATGGTGGCGGGCGGGCTCAGCCAGGGCGAGCGCAAGCTCCTGGACGTGGCCGTCGCCTACGCGCTCAAGCCCAAGCTCCTCTTCCTCGACGAGCCCACCAGCGGCGTCAGCACCCGCGAGAAGGCGCCGATCATGGACATCATCACGCAGGTGGTGCGGGCGGGGGGGATCACGGCCGTTATCGTCGAGCACGACATGGACGTGGTGTTCAAGTATTGCCCCAGGATCGTCGCCATGCACCAGGGCACGATCCTGGCCGACGGCACCCCGGACGAGATCCGGAACAACGAGCAGGTCACGGCCAATCTCCTGGGGACCCAGCGCCATGCTTGA
- a CDS encoding DUF420 domain-containing protein produces the protein MSTLSVLPAVNACLNAISALLIVLGWVCIRRRRAIAHRLSMLGAAGASGLFLLSYLVYHSVFGHVRFTGQGLVRTLYFLILGSHTVLAAALVVLVPMTLYCAARARFKQHARFARWTVPTGLYVSVTGVAIYLMLYRLF, from the coding sequence GTGAGCACGCTCTCGGTGCTGCCGGCGGTCAACGCCTGCCTCAACGCGATCAGCGCCCTGCTCATCGTGCTGGGCTGGGTGTGCATCCGGCGCCGTCGCGCCATCGCGCACCGGCTCTCCATGCTGGGGGCGGCCGGCGCCTCGGGGCTGTTCCTGCTGAGCTACCTCGTCTACCACTCGGTGTTCGGACACGTCCGGTTCACGGGGCAAGGGCTCGTCCGGACGCTCTACTTCCTCATCCTGGGCTCCCACACGGTGCTGGCGGCGGCGCTGGTCGTGCTCGTTCCGATGACGCTCTACTGTGCCGCCCGCGCACGCTTCAAGCAGCACGCGCGGTTCGCGCGGTGGACCGTCCCGACCGGCCTCTACGTGTCGGTCACGGGAGTGGCGATCTACCTCATGCTCTACCGGCTCTTCTGA
- a CDS encoding cytochrome C oxidase subunit IV family protein, with translation MTTHAPRSNYVAIWVWLVLLMAAGVAASFLPGARALAVTAIFATAAAKALLVALHYMHLKLEPWVIYAIALIPVALVAILALTLLPDFSFHH, from the coding sequence ATGACGACCCATGCGCCCCGGAGCAACTACGTCGCGATCTGGGTGTGGCTGGTGTTGCTGATGGCCGCCGGCGTGGCGGCGAGCTTCCTCCCCGGCGCGCGGGCGCTCGCCGTGACGGCGATCTTCGCGACCGCGGCGGCCAAGGCACTGCTGGTGGCGCTCCACTACATGCACCTGAAGCTCGAGCCCTGGGTGATCTACGCGATCGCCCTCATCCCTGTGGCCCTCGTGGCGATCCTGGCGCTGACGCTCCTGCCCGACTTCAGCTTCCATCATTGA
- a CDS encoding branched-chain amino acid ABC transporter permease translates to MDTLLIHILNSLLYAAVLFLIAGGLSLIYGVMRIVNLAHGNLYAFGAFVAAWTVGLLVDGATPTPLLYLVLLAGPLGAAALGAVLEPTLLRPLYKRPEEYQLLITFGLLLILEDLIRLIWGPYPLSVSALFEGMGSLNIGESIYPTYNLAVIVVGGLAAAGLWAFIYRTQFGVVLRATSQNMRMAQAMGVNVNRVYVQAFTLGCFMAGLGGAIVVPQQGAVLGMGVDALILAFVVVVIGGLGSLEGALVGALMVGVVRELGITFFPEVELAVLYLMAAVVLLIRPAGLFGRA, encoded by the coding sequence ATGGACACGCTCCTGATCCACATCCTCAACTCGCTCCTCTATGCGGCGGTGCTCTTCCTCATCGCCGGCGGGCTCAGCCTCATCTACGGTGTCATGCGGATCGTCAACCTGGCCCACGGCAACCTCTATGCCTTCGGGGCCTTCGTGGCGGCCTGGACGGTGGGGCTGCTCGTGGACGGCGCGACGCCGACGCCGCTCCTCTACCTCGTGCTGCTCGCCGGGCCCCTGGGGGCGGCCGCCCTGGGCGCGGTGCTGGAGCCGACCCTGCTCCGGCCGCTCTACAAGCGTCCCGAGGAGTACCAGCTGCTGATCACGTTCGGGCTGCTCTTGATCCTCGAGGACCTGATACGGCTCATCTGGGGTCCATACCCGCTGTCCGTCAGCGCGCTCTTCGAGGGCATGGGGAGCCTCAACATCGGTGAGTCCATCTACCCGACGTACAACCTGGCCGTCATCGTCGTCGGCGGCCTCGCGGCGGCGGGTCTCTGGGCCTTCATCTACCGCACGCAGTTCGGCGTCGTCCTGCGGGCGACCTCGCAGAACATGCGCATGGCGCAGGCCATGGGGGTCAACGTCAACCGCGTCTACGTCCAGGCCTTCACGCTGGGCTGCTTCATGGCGGGTCTCGGCGGCGCCATCGTCGTGCCGCAGCAGGGCGCCGTGCTCGGCATGGGCGTGGACGCGCTGATCCTGGCGTTCGTCGTCGTGGTCATCGGCGGCCTCGGGAGCCTCGAGGGTGCCCTGGTCGGAGCGCTGATGGTGGGCGTGGTCCGGGAGCTCGGCATCACTTTCTTTCCGGAGGTCGAGCTGGCGGTGCTCTACCTGATGGCGGCCGTGGTGCTGCTCATCCGACCCGCCGGACTGTTCGGGCGCGCATGA
- a CDS encoding ABC transporter ATP-binding protein has product MLELERINTFRGPAHVLNSVSLKVGDAESVVLVGRNGAGKTTTIDSIMGLLPIRSGTVTFNGKDITRLPTHVRALAGIGYAPEDAGIFPDLTVAENFVISQSLARSAGKAVATAGDSGIDERVLTLFPEVRAFTQRRGLFLSGGEKKMVAIARAMTLSPSILLLDEPFEGLAPVVVTRFIEAVTQIKAMGVSLLIAESNLMTASRVADRLYAIDRGEIIFEGPPARAFDNQEVMKTIRG; this is encoded by the coding sequence ATGCTTGAGCTCGAGCGGATCAACACCTTCCGCGGCCCCGCCCACGTCCTCAACAGCGTCTCGCTGAAGGTTGGGGACGCCGAGTCGGTCGTCCTGGTGGGGCGCAACGGCGCAGGCAAGACCACGACCATCGACAGCATCATGGGACTGCTACCGATCCGCAGCGGCACGGTCACGTTCAACGGGAAGGACATCACCCGGCTGCCCACTCACGTCCGGGCGCTGGCGGGGATCGGCTACGCGCCGGAGGACGCCGGGATCTTCCCGGATCTGACCGTCGCCGAGAACTTCGTGATCAGCCAGTCGCTTGCCCGCTCGGCCGGCAAGGCCGTGGCCACCGCGGGCGACAGCGGGATCGACGAGCGCGTGCTCACGCTGTTCCCGGAGGTGCGCGCGTTCACCCAGCGGCGCGGGCTGTTCCTCTCGGGCGGCGAGAAGAAGATGGTCGCCATCGCCCGCGCCATGACCCTCAGCCCCTCCATCCTGCTGCTGGACGAGCCCTTCGAGGGACTGGCGCCCGTGGTGGTGACCCGGTTCATCGAGGCCGTGACGCAGATCAAGGCCATGGGCGTCTCGCTGCTCATCGCGGAGTCGAACCTGATGACCGCGTCCCGGGTGGCCGACAGGCTCTACGCGATCGACCGGGGCGAGATCATCTTCGAGGGTCCCCCGGCCCGCGCGTTCGACAACCAGGAGGTCATGAAGACCATCCGCGGCTGA